A stretch of DNA from Halorubrum sp. BOL3-1:
CCGCGGTCGCCTCCGGGTTCCGCCTGAGCGTGGCGGCCGACGACCGGTGGCTGGTATCGCTGTCGCTCCACCACATGGGCGGGCTGGCACCGGTGTACCGGTCGGTGCTGTACGGGACCACCCTCGTGTTGCGCGAGGGGTTCGACGCCGCCGGCACCGCGGACGACATCGACGCCTACGACGTGACCGGGGTCTCGCTCGTCCCGACGATGCTCCGACGGATGCTCGACCGCCGCGGGACGCTGTCGGACTCGCTCCGCGTCGTCCTGCTGGGAGGCGCGCCCGCGCCGGCGGAACTGCTGGAACGGTGCCGTGACTACTCGATCCCCGTGTACCCGACCTACGGGATGACGGAGGCCGCCTCGCAGATCACGACCGCGACGCCGCGACAGACCAGAGACCGGATCGGGACGGTCGGTCGACCGCTCTTCGGCACCGACGTGACAGTCGTCGACGACGGCGGCGAACCGGCCGACCCGGGCGAGACCGGCGAAATAGTCGTCAGCGGGCCGACGATCACGCCGGGATATCTCGTTGAGGACGGGGAAGGGGCCGCCGACGCGGTCGACGTGAACGGGATCGATCCCGCGAACCTCGACCGGTCCAAGTTCGGCCAGCACGGACTCCGCACCGGCGACGTCGGCCGGATCGACGAGGCGGGGTACCTCCACGTGCTCAACCGCGTCGACGACCGGATCATCACCGGCGGCAAGAACGTCGAACCCGGAGAGGTCGTGGACGTACTCCGCGAGTACGACGCGGTCGACGATGTCGCGGTGGTCGGACTCGACGACGACGTGTGGGGCGAACGGGTCGCGGCGCTCCTCGCCGTCGGCGACCGGTTCCCGTCGGTCGCGGCCGACGCCGCCCCCGTCGACGGCGGGTCCTCGGGGGACGCGTCTCCGGAGGACGCCTCCCGGGAAGGCGATTCTCCGGAGGGCGACTCCGAGCCGGACGGTTCCGAATCCGGCGACTCCGATCCGGAGGACGACGATTCGAGCGAGGGGGAAGCGTCCCCGGCCGACGGGCTCACGGAGCAGGCCGTCGGAGCCGAGGACGTCGGCCCCGCACCGATCGACGAGGCCGCGTTAGTCACCTTCGCCCGCGATCGATTGGCCGGGTTCAAGCTCCCGAAGACCGTCGCGTACGCCGAGGAACTGCCTCGGACCGTCTCGGGGACGGTCGACAGAGAGGCGACGCGAACCGTCCTCCGCGAGCGCGGCACGGACCCCCGCGAGAGCGTCGACGCGGACCTCGAAACCGCGGGGTTCGAGCCCGCCGACCCGACCGAGCCGCCGGAGGGGTCGGAATCGACGGCGGCGGACGAGTCGGACGCCGGCGAACGCGGCGCGGACGACGCCGGAGAAGCGACGGCCGACGACGAGACCGGGACCGCCGCCGAGACCGCAGCTACCGACGGGACCGCGACGACTGACGAGACCGCGACGGAGGCGGACGACGACGGTGACGTCAAAGACGACGCCGCCGAGGTCGAGATCGCTGACGCCGACGAGGTCGCGAGCGGGCCGGACGACGAGGTCGCGAGCAGGCCGGACGACGACGCCGCGAGCGGGCCGGATGACGACGCCGACGTCGAAGACGACGAGACGTAAACACGCCCGAAGTTGTTCGTTGTTCCACGAACGTTTTGTCCGCGGGGATCCCAACTTCGGTATGGAGCTGCTCGACGACAGCATCGTGCCGGAGCGCGCGCGAGACGTCAAACAGGAGGCCCGTGAGTTCGCGGACGAGTACATCGCCCCGAACGCCGAGGCGTGCTACGAGTCGGGCGAGTACCCGTGGGAGATTCTCGAAGCGGGGATGGACGCCGGGCTCGTCGCCCAAGATATCGGTGAGGAGTACGGCGGGAAGGGGTTCGACCTCGCGCAGGTGCTCGCCATCGCGGAGGAGTTCTACCGCGCGGACGCCGGCATCGCGCTCACGCTCCAGCTCGCCAGCTTCGGCGCGGAGATGGTCGAGGACTACGGGAGCGACGAACAGAAAGAGGAGTATCTCCGTCCGGTCGCGGCAAACGACCAGATATCCGGGCTCGCGGTCTCCGAGCCGGAGACCGGCTCCGACCTGGCCGGCATGACGACGAAAGCCGAGAAGGTCGAGGGGGGCTACGAGCTGACCGGCGAGAAGTACTGGGTCGGCAACGCGGTCGAGGCCGACTGGCTCACCGTCTACGCGAAGACCGGCGAGAGCGACGACCGCTACTCGAACTACACGCTGTTCGTCGTCGAGACCGACTCGGACGGCTACGAGGCCGAACACATCCCGGAGAAGATGGGGATGCGCGCGTCCAAGCAGGGCCACATCGTCTTCGAGGACTGCTTCGTCCCGGAGGAGAACGTCGTCGGCAGCGAGGGCGGCGGCTTCTACGCGCTCGCGGACTTCTTCAACCACGGCCGCGTCATCGTCGGCGGGCACGGGCTGGGACTCGCCGCCGCCGCCATCGAGGAGGCGGAGGCGTTCATCGACGAGCGCGAGGCGTTCGACCGGACCATCGACGAGTTCCAGGCGGTTCAGCACACGATCTCGGACATGCGGATCGGGTTCGAGTCGGCCCGCGCGCTCAACTGGCGCGCCTGCGAGAAGGTGGCGGACAACGACGACGCCGGCTACTGGGCCGCTCTGGCGAAGACGAAGTCCACGGAGGTCGCCACCGACTGCGCCGAGCGGGGCATGAAGCTCCACGGCGGCCGCTCGATCCTCACCGACCGCCGGATCGCCCGCGTCTACCGCGACGTGCGCATCCCGGTGATCTACGAGGGCGCCAACGACATCCAGCGCAACCTGATCTACCGGCAGTCGCGCTGAGGCGGGAGGCGGCGACCGCGCCCGCGCTCGACGCGACGAAAACGCCAAGACGCCGGGGCGACACCACGACGTATGTCACTCCAGGACTACTGGGGGATCGGCCCGAAGACGAGCGAGCGGCTGACGGAGGCGCTCGGGACCGAGCGGGCCGTCGCGGCGATCGAGTCGGCCGACGTCCGCGCGCTCGTCGACGCCGGCCTCCACCGCGGCCGCGCGACGCGCATCCTCCGCCGGGCGAACGGCGAGGCCGGGATGGACGCCCTCGCGACGGGC
This window harbors:
- a CDS encoding class I adenylate-forming enzyme family protein, translated to MRDWLSHRVVSSPDDAALVRAEDGETWSYTDLDRLVSETAGRLVTHGLGEGDRIGVLTPPYVGTVGLVHATMRIGATFVPLGQELTAREISARIDRTDLDAVVCAEPTEPTATEAASRIDGVPVYSVDDPANADVTGIHDVDPASLDPPEWSFGDPLCVLFTSGTTGEPKPVPLTAGNVYSSAVASGFRLSVAADDRWLVSLSLHHMGGLAPVYRSVLYGTTLVLREGFDAAGTADDIDAYDVTGVSLVPTMLRRMLDRRGTLSDSLRVVLLGGAPAPAELLERCRDYSIPVYPTYGMTEAASQITTATPRQTRDRIGTVGRPLFGTDVTVVDDGGEPADPGETGEIVVSGPTITPGYLVEDGEGAADAVDVNGIDPANLDRSKFGQHGLRTGDVGRIDEAGYLHVLNRVDDRIITGGKNVEPGEVVDVLREYDAVDDVAVVGLDDDVWGERVAALLAVGDRFPSVAADAAPVDGGSSGDASPEDASREGDSPEGDSEPDGSESGDSDPEDDDSSEGEASPADGLTEQAVGAEDVGPAPIDEAALVTFARDRLAGFKLPKTVAYAEELPRTVSGTVDREATRTVLRERGTDPRESVDADLETAGFEPADPTEPPEGSESTAADESDAGERGADDAGEATADDETGTAAETAATDGTATTDETATEADDDGDVKDDAAEVEIADADEVASGPDDEVASRPDDDAASGPDDDADVEDDET
- a CDS encoding acyl-CoA dehydrogenase family protein — protein: MELLDDSIVPERARDVKQEAREFADEYIAPNAEACYESGEYPWEILEAGMDAGLVAQDIGEEYGGKGFDLAQVLAIAEEFYRADAGIALTLQLASFGAEMVEDYGSDEQKEEYLRPVAANDQISGLAVSEPETGSDLAGMTTKAEKVEGGYELTGEKYWVGNAVEADWLTVYAKTGESDDRYSNYTLFVVETDSDGYEAEHIPEKMGMRASKQGHIVFEDCFVPEENVVGSEGGGFYALADFFNHGRVIVGGHGLGLAAAAIEEAEAFIDEREAFDRTIDEFQAVQHTISDMRIGFESARALNWRACEKVADNDDAGYWAALAKTKSTEVATDCAERGMKLHGGRSILTDRRIARVYRDVRIPVIYEGANDIQRNLIYRQSR